A single genomic interval of Lathyrus oleraceus cultivar Zhongwan6 chromosome 7, CAAS_Psat_ZW6_1.0, whole genome shotgun sequence harbors:
- the LOC127102891 gene encoding uncharacterized protein LOC127102891, which yields MSESNQTYVKLSGSSPKSTPTKDPLTRRLKEVARKPPVSPLQIQKPTATPITVDSNEDDMSPILDLTSRKRKPQPKPIDPSNQPNTKLSRKRFAALVIQEPTPEEMARVTAAQSESDNSSPKVEGYKGDASTIIPPKKASSSKPASMPDVLNSTDEPTYRPSSKKWSMSEINQPPTGTLDASPPKTTTQHYHTSDSGHETDSSEENEAQGNQVPMVEDELDDDEETPGAGLHTAAEMNEPQSEGWGVEDMVVEKANEGNLATNPDNIESQTKRRANVGEEHAQTQTPAMADNPTVGVSSSSIGVISAEKLVILKRSQPLEYLKAMLNCRESYFDQSHNTSMSEDQPSSTSAGEILSKIKDKVFKGDLFLLLLVDPSAPLTLKALLI from the exons ATGTCTGAATCGAATCAAACATATGTGAAG CTATCAGGATCCTCCCCAAAAAGCACACCAACAAAAGACCCATTGACTCGAAGGTTGAAAGAA GTTGCTCGAAAACCTCCGGTGAGTCCCCTACAAATCCAAAAACCCACTGCTACCCCCATCACCGTGGACTCTAACGAAGATGACATGTCGCCTATTCTGGATCTCACTTCGAGGAAGAGGAAGCCACAGCCAAAACCCATCGACCCCTCGAATCAACCAAACACAAAACTCTCAAGAAAAAGGTTCGCTGCACTTGTTATCCAAGAACCTACTCCTGAAGAAATGGCAAGAGTAACAGCAGCTCAAAGCGAGAGCGACAATTCTAGCCCCAAGGTCGAAGGTTATAAG GGTGACGCGAGCACCATCATTCCTCCCAAGAAAGCTTCCTCCTCCAAGCCTGCCTCTATGCCAGATGTTTTGAACAGCACTGACGAGCCCACCTATCGACCATCCTCTAAAAAGTGGTCCATGAGCGAGATTAATCAACCTCCAACCGGTACCCTCGATGCTTCGCCACCAAAAACCACCACTCAACATTATCATACCAGTGACTCTGGTCATGAGACTGACTCGAGCGAGGAAAATGAGGCCCAAGGTAATCAAGTCCCTATGGTTGAGGATGAACTagatgatgatgaagaaaccCCCGGGGCTGGTCTACACACAGCGGCAGAAATGAATGAGCCTCAGAGCGAGGGATGGGGCGTCGAAGACATGGTGGTAGAGAAAGCGAATGAAGGAAATCTGGCGACTAACCCTGATAACATCGAGAGCCAAACAAAAAGAAGAGCCAATGTGGGTGAAGAACATGCTCAAACTCAAACCCCTGCAATGGCCGACAATCCAACGGTTGGCGTTTCGTCAAGTAGCATTGGTGTCATTTCTGCAGAAAAGTTGGTTATCTTAAAGAGAAGTCAACCACTGGAGTATTTAAAGGCGATGTTAAATTGTAGGGAGAGTTATTTTGATCAGAGTCATAACACTTCAATGTCAGAAGATCAGCCTTCGAGCACCTCTGCGGGCGAAATCCTTTCTAAAATCAAGGACAAAGTCTTTAAGGGTGACTTGTTTCTATTGTTGTTGGTTGATCCTTCTGCCCCTTTAACTCTGAAAGCTCTTCTTATCTAG